A window of the Arachis duranensis cultivar V14167 chromosome 5, aradu.V14167.gnm2.J7QH, whole genome shotgun sequence genome harbors these coding sequences:
- the LOC107488613 gene encoding protein FAR1-RELATED SEQUENCE 5-like gives MGNELRKEERFQEEGLGDELDGEEILEELTDYDYDDAYGLDSIDDLLKLDFLSIDEVEVDKFHFGTLPIAFEFYNRFVKESRKKEPKTETRTECGAQFQVKFVGVTGRWHVTRFSNVHNHELLEGRLSRLLPGHRSMSKAEIALINNMRKSKISTSQVYALLASQSGGFDKLNYGVRDMSNQIAKVRREIPENVGRALNFWRRWLQRINLYTIKSFGGWIEGVNHHNQTVVFAACIVIDETDETYIWVLQQFLETMNGRAPSSVFPGAHHRLCAWHLLRNATTNMCSLRFTSKFKDCMLGDYEIPLFRSKWQTLVEEFGVEKKEWLNEIYEKCRSWTTCYI, from the exons ATGGGAAATGAGCTGCGGAAGGAAGAGCGCTTC CAAGAAGAAGGGTTGGGTGATGAGTTAGACGGTGAGGAGATATTGGAAGAATTGAcagattatgattatgatgatgCATATGGATTGGATTCAATTGATGATTTATTGAAACTTGACTTTTTAAGCATTGACGAGGTTGAAGTTGACAAGTTTCACTTTGGAACCCTACCCATTGCTTTTGAATTTTACAACAGATTTGTAAAAGAGTCAAG AAAAAAGGAACCAAAGACTGAGACAAGAACTGAGTGTGGAGCACAATTCCAAGTCAAGTTTGTAGGGGTAACTGGAAGATGGCATGTGACCCGATTTTCAAATGTTCATAATCACGAACTATTGGAAGGACGGTTGAGCAGGTTATTGCCAGGTCATCGGAGTATGTCCAAAGCCGAAATTGCACTCATAAACAATATGCGCAAGTCGAAAATTAGCACATCCCAGGTTTATGCTTTGCTAGCAAGTCAAAGTGGTGGTTTTGACAAGTTGAACTATGGTGTTAGAGACATGTCCAATCAAATAGCTAAGGTGAGGCGTGAGATTCCAGAGAATGTAGGTAGAGCATTAAATTTTTGGAGGAGATGGCTGCAAAGGATAAATCTTTATACTATCAAGAGTTTCGGGGGATGGATAGAAG GTGTCAACCATCACAACCAAACTGTTGTCTTTGCTGCATGCATTGTAATAGATGAGACTGATGAGACTTATATATGGGTGTTACAACAGTTTTTGGAGACAATGAATGGTAGAGCCCCATCTTCTGTATTCCCTGGTGCTCACCACAGATTGTGTGCTTGGCATCTCCTGCGTAATGCAACGACAAATATGTGTAGTCTTCGTTTTACATCTAAGTTTAAGGATTGTATGTTAGGAGATTACGAAATTCCATTATTCCGTAGCAAGTGGCAAACATTGGTAGAAGAATTTGGGGTTGAGAAAAAGGAATGGCTAAATGAAATTTACGAGAAATGTCGATCATGGACAACATGTTACATCTGA